In Candidatus Defluviibacterium haderslevense, the following are encoded in one genomic region:
- a CDS encoding DEAD/DEAH box helicase family protein produces MPDIVKIEYHQTGDSVKNTANGMRPMAARAYEERKSQYLLIKAPPASGKSRALMFLALDKIRKQGLKKVIVAVPERSIAGSFAKADLKKENNFFANWEPNDDYNLCTPGMDGSKSKVQAFKKFIDNKEEILICTHATLRFAFEELDESKFNNVLLAIDEFHHVSADNDSRLGELLRSIMEKSTAHIVAMTGSYFRGDSVPVLLPADEAKFTKVTYNYYEQLNGYNYLKSLGIGYHFYQGKYTSAILEILDTKKKTILHIPNVNSGESTKDKHNEVDTILDAIGEVKKVDSDTGIIHLKRHSDKKIIKVADLVNDNPKDREKVITYLRNIKTVDDMDLIIALGMAKEGFDWPFCEHALTVGYRGSLTEVIQIIGRCTRDSNNKTHAQFTNLIAQPDAADDLVKLSVNNMLKAITASLLMEQVLAPNFKFKTKLSDDDKAGAGEVKIRGFKLPSSKRVKDIIESDLNDLKATILQDDTVLKAIPGNLDPEVINKVLIPKIIQIKYPELSAEEVEEVRQHVVVDSIMKSGELKEVGDKRFIRMADKFVNIDDLHIDLIDRINPFQKAFEIISKDVTTKVLKVIQDVIASTRIQMTLDEALLLYPDKVKAFMDKEKREPSVTSSDPLEKRMAEAIIYLKDLKRKKQSGQG; encoded by the coding sequence ATGCCTGACATAGTAAAAATAGAATATCACCAAACAGGCGACAGTGTAAAAAACACAGCCAACGGAATGCGACCAATGGCAGCCAGAGCTTACGAAGAACGCAAAAGTCAATACTTATTGATTAAAGCTCCACCAGCATCGGGTAAATCAAGAGCATTGATGTTTTTGGCTTTAGATAAAATCCGAAAACAAGGTTTAAAAAAAGTAATTGTTGCCGTTCCCGAAAGGTCTATTGCAGGTTCGTTTGCCAAAGCAGACCTAAAAAAAGAAAACAACTTTTTCGCCAATTGGGAACCCAATGACGATTACAACCTTTGCACCCCAGGCATGGACGGAAGCAAAAGTAAAGTTCAGGCTTTCAAAAAATTCATTGACAACAAAGAAGAAATTTTGATTTGCACCCATGCCACACTTCGTTTTGCATTTGAAGAATTGGACGAAAGTAAATTTAACAATGTGTTATTGGCCATAGATGAATTTCACCATGTTTCGGCAGACAACGACAGCCGTTTGGGTGAATTGCTCCGCAGCATTATGGAAAAGTCAACGGCTCATATTGTAGCCATGACAGGCTCGTATTTCAGAGGCGACAGCGTTCCAGTTTTATTGCCAGCGGATGAAGCCAAGTTTACTAAAGTAACTTACAACTATTACGAGCAATTAAACGGCTACAACTATTTAAAATCGTTGGGCATTGGCTACCATTTTTATCAAGGCAAATACACTTCTGCCATTCTTGAAATTTTAGACACCAAGAAAAAAACTATTCTTCATATTCCTAATGTAAATTCAGGCGAATCCACCAAAGACAAACACAATGAAGTGGACACGATTTTAGATGCCATTGGTGAAGTGAAAAAAGTAGATAGTGACACAGGTATCATCCATTTAAAACGGCACAGCGATAAAAAAATAATCAAAGTTGCCGACTTAGTAAATGATAATCCAAAAGACCGAGAGAAAGTAATTACCTATTTGCGAAACATCAAAACCGTGGACGACATGGATTTGATAATTGCTTTAGGTATGGCAAAAGAAGGTTTTGATTGGCCTTTTTGCGAACATGCTTTAACCGTAGGTTACAGAGGTTCATTGACCGAAGTAATTCAAATTATTGGTCGATGCACCCGTGACAGCAACAATAAAACTCATGCACAATTTACCAATCTGATTGCTCAACCTGATGCAGCAGACGATTTGGTGAAACTTTCAGTAAACAATATGTTGAAAGCAATTACCGCTTCGCTATTGATGGAACAAGTGCTTGCACCCAATTTTAAATTCAAAACAAAACTTTCGGATGACGACAAAGCAGGTGCAGGAGAAGTAAAAATCAGAGGGTTTAAATTACCAAGTTCAAAACGTGTAAAAGACATTATTGAATCAGACTTGAACGATTTAAAAGCAACCATTTTACAAGACGATACCGTATTGAAAGCCATTCCGGGAAATCTTGACCCCGAAGTGATAAACAAAGTATTGATTCCGAAAATCATTCAAATAAAATATCCTGAACTATCAGCCGAAGAAGTGGAAGAAGTTCGTCAGCATGTAGTGGTTGATTCTATTATGAAAAGCGGAGAATTAAAAGAAGTAGGCGACAAACGCTTTATCCGTATGGCAGACAAGTTTGTAAATATTGATGATTTGCACATTGATTTGATTGACCGCATCAATCCATTCCAAAAAGCATTTGAAATAATTTCAAAAGATGTTACAACGAAAGTTTTGAAAGTGATTCAAGACGTAATAGCATCTACAAGAATTCAAATGACTTTAGATGAAGCCTTGCTTTTATATCCTGATAAAGTAAAAGCGTTTATGGATAAAGAAAAAAGAGAACCAAGTGTAACATCATCTGACCCATTGGAGAAACGAATGGCAGAAGCCATCATTTATTTAAAAGATTTAAAACGAAAAAAGCAAAGTGGACAAGGATAA
- a CDS encoding carboxymuconolactone decarboxylase family protein, whose amino-acid sequence MTTFTVPTREQVSENNQAIFDNLNKALGFVPNLYATIAYSKNGLERFLAYQNAKTSLSNKEKEAVNLIVSQENGCIYCQSAHLVLGKMNGFNDEQLSEIRHGKSSDNKLNALVGLASDITKNRGNASEVIIDAFFAAGYTNENLADLILQVSDKTAMNYLHNLTKVPVDFPLAQSI is encoded by the coding sequence ATGACAACATTCACAGTTCCGACAAGAGAACAAGTTTCAGAAAACAATCAAGCTATTTTTGACAATTTGAACAAAGCTTTGGGCTTTGTACCAAATTTGTATGCAACTATTGCCTACTCAAAAAATGGTTTAGAAAGATTTTTGGCTTATCAAAATGCCAAAACATCACTTTCAAACAAAGAAAAAGAAGCCGTAAACTTAATTGTAAGCCAAGAAAATGGTTGTATTTACTGCCAAAGTGCCCATTTGGTTTTGGGCAAAATGAATGGTTTTAACGATGAGCAATTATCCGAAATTAGACATGGAAAATCATCGGACAACAAATTGAACGCATTAGTTGGATTGGCTTCTGATATTACCAAAAACAGAGGTAACGCAAGTGAAGTAATTATTGATGCATTTTTTGCAGCTGGCTATACCAATGAAAATTTAGCGGATTTAATACTACAAGTCAGCGACAAAACTGCTATGAATTATTTACACAACCTTACCAAAGTTCCTGTAGATTTCCCTTTAGCACAATCAATTTAA
- a CDS encoding GIY-YIG nuclease family protein, whose translation MDKDKKLQELLDNDPLGLLNVKPSTSPARNEDERLVASFQEINEFFEQNKREPKDDNGIQEHQLYSRLNSIRVNATKSEMLKSHDIHGLLSIEPKEPISIDNIMDNDPLGLLDDETEGLFDLKNIKPTDKSRAETDFVARRKPCKDFGKYEQIFKAVQKDLKEGKRKLIEFKLGNLRQGAYYVHNGILFFVEKIEITKKEHYKPDGTRVREDGRTRCIFENGTESNMLKRSIEKLLYANGQVVTENADQTNEDFTNKFNNITDEDEEAGFIYILKSKSDKKEIKEIHNLFKIGFSKTTVEDRVKNAFQEPTYLMADVRIVMAYKCYNMNPQKLEQLLHNFFGNSCLNIDVFDKDGNRHTPREWFIAPLAIIEQAIHYIISGDIIYYKYDSTNEEIIER comes from the coding sequence GTGGACAAGGATAAAAAGCTACAAGAATTATTGGACAACGACCCGTTAGGATTGTTGAACGTAAAGCCTTCGACTTCTCCTGCAAGGAATGAAGATGAAAGGCTTGTGGCTTCTTTCCAAGAAATAAACGAGTTTTTTGAACAAAACAAACGAGAACCAAAAGACGACAACGGTATTCAGGAACATCAATTGTATTCACGTTTAAACTCCATTCGTGTAAACGCCACCAAATCGGAAATGCTGAAAAGCCATGACATTCATGGGCTATTAAGCATTGAACCCAAAGAACCCATTTCTATTGACAACATTATGGATAATGACCCTTTGGGTTTATTAGATGATGAAACCGAAGGTTTGTTTGACTTGAAAAACATAAAGCCAACCGACAAAAGCAGAGCAGAAACTGATTTTGTTGCAAGACGAAAACCTTGCAAAGACTTTGGCAAATACGAACAGATTTTTAAAGCAGTTCAAAAAGACCTGAAAGAAGGAAAACGAAAACTGATTGAATTTAAACTTGGCAACCTTAGACAAGGTGCATATTACGTTCACAACGGAATTTTATTTTTTGTAGAGAAAATTGAAATCACAAAAAAGGAACATTACAAACCAGACGGAACAAGAGTAAGAGAAGACGGACGGACAAGATGTATTTTCGAGAACGGAACAGAATCAAATATGCTGAAACGTTCAATTGAAAAATTACTTTATGCCAATGGACAAGTTGTAACGGAAAACGCAGACCAAACAAACGAAGACTTTACCAATAAATTCAACAACATTACAGACGAAGACGAAGAAGCAGGATTTATTTACATACTCAAATCAAAGTCGGACAAGAAAGAGATAAAAGAGATTCACAACCTTTTTAAAATTGGTTTTTCCAAGACAACAGTTGAGGACAGAGTGAAAAATGCTTTTCAAGAGCCGACCTATTTAATGGCAGACGTGCGAATTGTAATGGCTTATAAATGCTACAACATGAACCCACAGAAATTGGAACAACTGCTTCATAATTTCTTTGGTAACTCTTGCTTAAACATTGACGTGTTTGACAAAGACGGCAACAGACACACGCCAAGAGAATGGTTTATTGCTCCGTTAGCAATTATTGAACAAGCAATTCACTACATAATTTCGGGCGACATTATTTATTACAAATACGATTCAACAAACGAAGAAATAATAGAAAGATGA
- a CDS encoding nuclear transport factor 2 family protein, whose product MENIEQKLPLPPFTLETALQKVQLAEDAWNSQDPERISKAYTINTEWRNRTEFINGRDEVVAFLKRKWQKELHYKLKKELWGFRENRMAVRFEYEYQDVNGQWWRAYGNENWEFNENGLMQKRYASINDLAIDEKDRKLK is encoded by the coding sequence ATGGAAAATATAGAACAAAAATTACCACTTCCGCCCTTCACATTGGAAACCGCATTGCAAAAAGTACAATTGGCAGAAGATGCGTGGAATAGTCAAGACCCAGAAAGAATTTCTAAAGCATATACCATAAATACCGAATGGCGAAATCGCACAGAATTTATAAATGGCAGAGATGAAGTCGTAGCTTTTTTGAAAAGAAAATGGCAAAAAGAATTGCATTACAAACTCAAAAAAGAATTGTGGGGATTTCGTGAAAACAGAATGGCGGTACGTTTTGAATATGAGTATCAAGATGTAAACGGGCAATGGTGGCGTGCATATGGCAATGAAAATTGGGAGTTTAATGAGAATGGATTAATGCAAAAAAGATATGCAAGTATCAATGATTTGGCTATTGATGAAAAAGATAGGAAATTGAAATAA
- a CDS encoding alpha/beta hydrolase — translation MTKKLLLIIFAIMLVFSGYSQYPPVFKNSIYGNNPKAGHYANVRGFKMYYEIYGKGEPLLLIHGNGGSINNFSGQIPFFAKSYQVIAVDSRAQGKSVDNGDSLSYEMMAEDFNGLLDELHIKSCNVIGWSDGGNNGLLLAIHHPDKVNKLVVTGANIWIDARAFPPDMLEIPDVLLDSLSKLPQTSEVKNAIKVWKLVYQEPNITLPQLNSIKCQTLVIGGDHDIILPSHTVQIADNIPKSNLWILPNSGHSTLINYKNKFNNTVENFLKTPYRIIKGMNRIN, via the coding sequence ATGACAAAGAAACTATTATTGATCATCTTCGCAATTATGTTAGTTTTTTCAGGCTATTCACAATATCCTCCCGTATTTAAAAATAGTATTTATGGAAACAACCCTAAAGCTGGACATTATGCTAATGTGCGAGGTTTTAAAATGTATTATGAGATCTATGGAAAAGGTGAGCCGCTATTATTAATTCATGGAAATGGAGGTTCAATAAATAATTTTTCTGGTCAAATACCCTTTTTCGCAAAAAGCTACCAGGTAATTGCAGTTGACAGCAGGGCACAGGGAAAATCAGTAGATAACGGTGATTCTTTAAGTTATGAAATGATGGCTGAAGATTTCAATGGACTATTGGATGAACTTCATATCAAATCGTGTAACGTAATTGGCTGGAGTGATGGCGGAAACAATGGATTATTGTTAGCCATTCATCATCCAGATAAAGTAAATAAATTAGTAGTAACAGGCGCCAATATCTGGATAGACGCAAGAGCCTTTCCTCCTGATATGCTTGAAATTCCCGATGTGCTACTCGATTCATTATCCAAATTGCCCCAAACCTCAGAAGTAAAAAATGCGATAAAAGTTTGGAAGTTGGTTTACCAGGAGCCAAATATTACATTACCACAATTGAATTCAATAAAATGTCAGACACTTGTAATAGGCGGCGACCATGATATAATTCTCCCCTCACACACTGTGCAGATAGCAGACAATATTCCAAAATCTAATTTATGGATATTGCCAAATTCAGGGCATTCAACTTTAATTAACTATAAAAATAAATTCAATAATACTGTAGAAAATTTTCTTAAAACCCCCTATAGAATAATCAAAGGGATGAATCGAATAAATTGA
- a CDS encoding histidine kinase has product MNNIPGFLFIFILSTFCGQNQTSVTKQNNRSHRSGLTEPQLKEAAASKVPMSMVRKVRQAKNGDILIASYVGVYQYDGTSFTNMTSEIEWPTFWDVLEDRKGNLWLASQDSGVYFQPAGQTDFKLFKTKDGTGLSSALHIYEERAGNIWFGASRYNGKFFRTFTTKDGFPSNNIRLLLEDKTGKLWFCGQGENMFVYDARMNGELEKGKKFTILKNNDGKEFNNVWSIIEDKKGNIWFGADGLWRYDGRTFTKVSQRGAYAIIEDKKGNIWTTGEVKFNGGWALSRYDQKFLYDKNPTVTEIMLVKEGALLGLLEATDGSIWLGTMGPESGVYRYDGKTITGFKGKEGRK; this is encoded by the coding sequence ATGAATAATATACCTGGTTTCCTCTTTATATTTATCCTCTCAACTTTCTGTGGACAAAATCAAACAAGCGTAACAAAACAAAATAACAGAAGTCATAGATCAGGATTAACCGAGCCTCAACTTAAAGAGGCGGCTGCTTCGAAGGTACCGATGAGTATGGTTCGGAAGGTAAGGCAAGCAAAAAACGGGGATATATTAATTGCTTCTTATGTTGGTGTTTATCAGTACGATGGAACATCTTTTACCAATATGACAAGTGAAATAGAGTGGCCAACCTTCTGGGATGTGTTGGAAGATAGAAAAGGAAACCTCTGGTTGGCTTCACAGGATTCGGGAGTTTACTTCCAGCCTGCCGGACAAACAGACTTTAAGCTTTTTAAAACAAAGGATGGTACTGGCCTTAGTTCAGCGCTTCATATTTATGAAGAAAGAGCCGGTAATATCTGGTTCGGAGCAAGCCGTTACAATGGGAAATTTTTTCGGACCTTTACCACAAAAGACGGATTTCCTAGTAATAATATTCGTTTACTGCTTGAAGACAAAACTGGCAAGCTTTGGTTTTGTGGACAAGGCGAAAATATGTTCGTTTATGATGCCCGCATGAATGGGGAATTAGAAAAGGGAAAAAAATTTACCATTTTAAAGAACAACGATGGCAAAGAGTTTAACAACGTTTGGTCAATAATTGAAGATAAAAAAGGCAATATTTGGTTTGGTGCTGATGGACTTTGGCGCTATGACGGCAGAACCTTTACGAAGGTATCTCAGCGAGGTGCTTATGCTATCATCGAAGATAAAAAGGGAAATATCTGGACTACTGGTGAGGTGAAATTCAATGGGGGTTGGGCACTTTCCCGTTATGATCAAAAATTCTTGTACGATAAAAATCCTACTGTAACTGAAATAATGTTAGTAAAAGAAGGAGCGCTATTAGGGCTTCTGGAAGCTACCGATGGAAGTATTTGGCTTGGAACTATGGGACCTGAGAGTGGAGTGTACCGTTATGATGGAAAGACCATCACGGGCTTCAAAGGTAAAGAGGGGCGCAAGTAA
- a CDS encoding type II toxin-antitoxin system HicB family antitoxin encodes MKQLTAIIERNKDAFFAYIKEIDGCVAGGKTYQEVKINLEKMLHIAQKEDTDLKKILSKGYKFKFEVDLESVFDLIPEVNISQLAKTGNLNPGLLRQYVSGTKKASEAQTEKVMKAIKEVSLKLNSISLTVG; translated from the coding sequence ATGAAACAATTAACAGCAATAATAGAAAGAAATAAAGATGCATTTTTTGCATATATTAAAGAGATAGATGGCTGTGTTGCTGGTGGTAAAACATATCAAGAAGTCAAAATAAATTTAGAAAAAATGCTCCATATTGCACAAAAAGAAGATACGGACCTTAAAAAAATATTGAGTAAAGGATATAAATTTAAATTTGAAGTTGATTTAGAGTCTGTATTTGATTTGATTCCAGAAGTAAACATCAGTCAATTGGCTAAAACAGGAAACCTAAATCCTGGTTTACTCAGACAATATGTTTCAGGTACAAAAAAAGCATCAGAAGCACAAACTGAAAAAGTTATGAAAGCAATAAAGGAGGTAAGTTTGAAATTAAATTCTATCAGCCTTACTGTAGGTTGA
- a CDS encoding class I SAM-dependent DNA methyltransferase: MNIAQIENNLQQLIKTFKKESFIYDLLLAYGQPKATIKRIKDGGLNLSKVDGEIAWKKKLFFKSVKGVDLHELIADLTADNKAVKHEPRFVVVTDYKNLLAVDTKTQDTLDIAITDIAKHFDFFLPWAGMEKAQHQNENPADVRAAEKMAKLYDDIKKDNPIKTQAEVHNLNVFLSRLLFCFFAEDTGILDKGQFTLGVGSHTQQDGSDLNTYLDKLFEVMNTEQSKRKNLPNYLTAFPYVNGGLFRNKHTAPKFTRKSRQSVIDSGELDWSAINPDIFGSMIQAVITPEHRGGLGMHYTSVPNIMKVIEPLFLNELYEEFEAAKGNNKKLNALLHRIWNIKIFDPACGSGNFLIIAYKELRKLEMNIFKAMGSLAFSNISLGNFYGIELDDFAHEVAILSLWLAEHQMNQVFFKEFGRTKPALPLTETGNIVHGNATRLDWEIVCPKEKGDEIYILGNPPYLGGKLQSAQQKEDTKTVFAGFKKYNNLDYIACWFYLAKKYLDDNIYVAFVSTNSICQGTQVNDIWPFLLVDDVEIFFAHKDFPWTNNAKDKAGVYCSIIGLRKKSNKPKYLFEKELKYSALNINAYLIDAPNIFVEKRTNPLSKLPDMNQGNIPLESGYLRFTDIEKTEIVNTYPNSSKLFKKVSGSDELINDIQNWCVWITNADKPLALSIPPIKKRIDKVIEFRKQGAENAQACLDRPHQFCMLNTAKSTQIVIPIVSSERRTYIPISFVDDTYIILNSALVIYDPDTYIFGILNSKIHLLWVKIFAGRLETRIRYSVGMCWFSFPFPYITENQKKELEKYVYKVLEERENHSEKTLAQLYDPDKMPDGLREAHHQLDLAVESCYRAKPFETDEERLEYLFKLYEQMIEDEKSKGTLFEIEAKPKKKKK, from the coding sequence ATGAACATAGCCCAGATAGAAAATAACTTACAACAACTCATAAAGACTTTTAAAAAAGAGAGTTTCATTTATGATTTGTTATTGGCTTACGGACAACCGAAAGCAACTATAAAACGCATCAAAGACGGTGGACTGAACCTTTCTAAAGTGGACGGTGAAATTGCTTGGAAAAAGAAACTATTTTTTAAATCCGTTAAAGGCGTTGACTTGCATGAACTCATTGCCGACCTAACCGCAGACAATAAAGCCGTGAAACACGAACCTCGTTTTGTGGTAGTAACTGATTACAAAAATCTTTTGGCGGTTGACACCAAAACGCAAGACACTTTAGACATTGCTATCACTGACATTGCCAAACACTTTGATTTCTTTTTGCCTTGGGCGGGCATGGAGAAAGCACAACACCAAAATGAAAATCCTGCTGATGTTAGAGCTGCCGAAAAAATGGCAAAACTCTATGACGACATTAAGAAAGACAACCCAATAAAAACACAAGCCGAAGTTCATAATCTGAATGTGTTTCTTTCACGTTTGTTGTTTTGCTTTTTTGCAGAAGACACAGGCATTTTAGACAAAGGGCAATTTACATTGGGCGTTGGAAGCCACACCCAACAAGACGGCAGCGACCTAAATACTTACCTCGACAAGTTGTTTGAGGTAATGAATACGGAGCAAAGCAAAAGAAAGAATTTACCAAATTACCTAACTGCTTTTCCGTATGTAAACGGTGGACTTTTTAGAAACAAACACACCGCACCAAAATTTACTCGTAAAAGCCGACAATCTGTAATTGACAGTGGCGAATTGGATTGGAGTGCCATCAATCCCGATATTTTTGGTTCAATGATTCAGGCGGTGATAACGCCTGAACACCGTGGCGGTTTAGGAATGCACTATACGAGTGTGCCTAACATTATGAAAGTGATTGAACCACTTTTTTTGAACGAACTCTACGAAGAATTTGAAGCAGCCAAAGGCAACAACAAAAAACTAAACGCATTACTGCATCGAATTTGGAACATTAAAATATTTGACCCTGCCTGCGGCAGTGGCAATTTTTTAATTATTGCTTACAAGGAATTGCGAAAGTTGGAAATGAATATTTTCAAAGCAATGGGCAGTTTGGCTTTTAGCAATATTAGTTTGGGTAATTTTTACGGAATAGAGTTAGACGACTTTGCTCATGAAGTTGCCATACTTTCTTTGTGGCTGGCAGAACACCAAATGAACCAAGTTTTCTTTAAAGAGTTTGGACGCACCAAGCCTGCTTTGCCATTAACCGAAACAGGAAATATAGTGCATGGCAACGCAACTCGTTTGGATTGGGAAATAGTTTGCCCGAAAGAGAAAGGGGATGAAATTTATATTTTGGGAAATCCACCTTACTTAGGAGGTAAACTTCAAAGTGCACAACAAAAAGAGGATACAAAAACAGTTTTTGCTGGGTTTAAAAAGTATAATAATTTAGATTATATAGCTTGTTGGTTTTACTTAGCCAAGAAGTATTTAGATGACAATATTTATGTTGCGTTTGTTTCTACTAATTCCATTTGTCAAGGAACTCAAGTAAATGATATTTGGCCATTTCTTTTAGTTGATGATGTTGAAATTTTCTTTGCCCACAAAGACTTCCCTTGGACAAATAATGCCAAAGACAAAGCAGGTGTTTACTGTTCAATTATTGGATTAAGAAAAAAGAGTAATAAACCTAAATATCTGTTTGAAAAAGAATTAAAATATTCTGCTTTAAATATAAATGCTTACTTAATTGATGCTCCAAACATTTTTGTTGAAAAAAGGACAAACCCATTAAGTAAACTCCCTGACATGAATCAAGGTAATATTCCATTAGAGAGTGGCTATCTGCGATTCACTGATATAGAAAAAACTGAAATTGTAAATACCTATCCAAATTCAAGTAAATTGTTCAAGAAAGTCAGTGGCTCTGATGAACTCATAAATGATATTCAAAATTGGTGTGTATGGATAACAAATGCAGATAAGCCTTTAGCTTTATCAATACCTCCAATAAAAAAAAGAATCGATAAAGTTATTGAATTTCGAAAGCAGGGTGCAGAAAATGCACAAGCTTGCCTTGATAGACCGCATCAATTTTGCATGCTCAATACAGCAAAAAGCACCCAAATAGTTATTCCTATTGTTTCTTCAGAACGAAGAACATATATACCGATTAGCTTCGTTGATGACACCTACATCATACTAAATTCAGCATTAGTTATATACGACCCAGATACATACATTTTTGGTATTTTGAATTCTAAAATACATCTGCTTTGGGTCAAAATATTTGCAGGGCGTTTAGAAACAAGGATTCGTTACTCTGTGGGCATGTGCTGGTTTAGCTTTCCTTTTCCTTACATTACAGAAAATCAAAAAAAGGAATTAGAAAAATATGTTTACAAAGTATTAGAGGAAAGAGAAAATCATTCTGAAAAAACCTTAGCACAACTTTACGACCCCGACAAAATGCCTGATGGTTTGCGTGAAGCCCACCATCAATTAGACCTTGCTGTTGAAAGTTGCTACCGAGCCAAACCATTTGAAACAGACGAAGAACGTTTGGAGTATTTATTCAAACTATATGAGCAAATGATAGAAGACGAAAAAAGCAAAGGCACTTTGTTTGAAATTGAAGCTAAACCCAAAAAGAAAAAGAAATAA
- a CDS encoding energy transducer TonB yields the protein MNKIAIKIPINHSELLTFQNKFVHLMLLKNSDMKKNQILLIVLLSIGCAFNSFAQNDLKFEINKVLPFFSIQENKLDKINTLTDLDKRYPTSWVKEYIFVEISAYKNGTQTKVSGISDVLNQEQKELIRLADRRSDITVNVMYLPNNSLKNNTVKQYDFKVTIMPDKNAVYSTGAKQLIQYLQKNSIVNIEAGSFTGYDLTAIKFTITEQGHITDIQVALPSKDTKIDEMLVTAISKMPNWKPAEFSNGLKVKQNFVLTIGNMENCMVNLLNIRPIE from the coding sequence ATGAATAAAATAGCAATCAAAATACCAATTAATCACTCTGAATTACTGACTTTTCAGAATAAATTTGTTCACTTAATGCTTTTAAAAAACTCAGATATGAAAAAGAACCAGATTTTACTCATAGTGCTTCTCTCTATCGGATGCGCTTTCAACAGTTTTGCCCAGAATGATCTGAAATTTGAAATAAACAAAGTTCTACCATTCTTTTCGATCCAAGAAAATAAATTGGATAAAATAAACACACTTACGGATTTGGACAAACGATACCCCACATCATGGGTAAAAGAATATATTTTCGTGGAAATTTCAGCCTATAAAAATGGCACTCAAACAAAGGTTTCGGGTATCAGTGATGTCTTGAATCAAGAGCAAAAAGAACTGATACGATTGGCAGACCGTCGTAGCGATATTACAGTAAACGTAATGTATCTACCTAACAATTCGTTAAAAAACAACACAGTGAAGCAATACGATTTCAAGGTTACTATCATGCCAGATAAAAATGCTGTTTATAGCACAGGCGCAAAGCAATTGATTCAATATCTGCAAAAAAATAGCATTGTAAATATTGAAGCAGGAAGTTTTACGGGTTATGATTTGACTGCCATTAAATTTACCATTACCGAACAGGGGCATATTACGGATATTCAAGTTGCACTGCCATCAAAAGATACAAAAATTGACGAAATGCTGGTTACGGCAATTTCAAAAATGCCTAATTGGAAGCCAGCTGAGTTTTCTAACGGTTTAAAAGTCAAACAAAACTTTGTTTTGACCATTGGTAATATGGAGAATTGCATGGTCAATCTTTTGAATATCCGTCCAATTGAATAA
- a CDS encoding type II toxin-antitoxin system HicA family toxin, translating into MKALDLEKLIGTKGWYFVRQTGSHKIYKHETISGIIVIPFHGSRDLPKGTEISILKKARLKK; encoded by the coding sequence ATGAAAGCCCTAGATCTTGAAAAGCTTATTGGAACGAAAGGTTGGTATTTTGTTAGACAAACTGGTAGTCATAAAATATACAAACACGAAACAATATCCGGAATCATAGTAATTCCATTTCATGGATCTAGAGATTTACCAAAGGGTACAGAAATTAGTATTTTGAAAAAAGCAAGATTAAAAAAATAA